The Dromaius novaehollandiae isolate bDroNov1 chromosome 5, bDroNov1.hap1, whole genome shotgun sequence genome window below encodes:
- the NEK9 gene encoding serine/threonine-protein kinase Nek9 isoform X1 — protein sequence MSLGKYERHCDSISSDFGSESSGRGGSRGGGSLPGEQEELHYIPIRILGRGAFGEATLYRRTESQRTWGHLIQDDSLVVWKEVDLTRLSEKERRDALNEIVILALLQHENIIAYYNHFMDNTTLLIELEYCNGGNLYDKILRQKDKLFEEEMVIWYLFQIVSAVSCIHRAGILHRDIKTLNIFLTKANLIKLGDYGLAKKLNSEYSMAETLVGTPYYMSPELCQGVKYNFKSDIWAVGCVIFELLTLKRTFDATNPLNLCVKIVQGNRAMEVDSTIYSRELIQMVNSCLDQDPEKRPTADELLEQPLLNKRRREMEEKVTLLNGPNKRPRSSTMNEAPIAVVTSRTSEVYVWGGGKSTPQKLDAIKSGCSARQVCAGNTHFAVVTVEKELYTWVNMQGGTKLHGQLGHGDKASYRQPKHVEKLQGKAIRQVSCGDDFTVCITDEGQVYAFGSDYYGCIGIDKAYGSEVLEPLQLDFFLTNPVEQVSCGDNHVAVLTRNREVYTWGCGEYGRLGLDSEEDHYTPQKVDVPKTLNIVSVHCGCDGTFLLTQTGKVLACGLNEFNKLGLNQCTSGIINHDTYCEVPYTTSLTLAKQLSFYKIRTISPGKTHTASIDERGRLLTFGSNKCGQLGVGDYKKRLGINLLGGPLGGKQVIRVSCGDEFTIAATDDNHIFAWGNGGNGRLAMTPTERAHGSDICTSWPRPIFGSLHHVPDLSCRGWHTIIIVEKVLNSKTIRSNSSGLSIGTVAQSCTSGGGEEEENEGEAETPDPSGGFRGTMEADRGIGGWISTTEAKGGNSADSSSCPGWLRKELENAEFIPMPDSPFPLSMASSEPEKETLPYQELQGLKVAPEESTGFNKPKTEAWPTCLGPALPCDGEKAVSPVTGCMCSALQAEVVHLRGLVLQCLDDQKKLQQETVHLSTQLQRFCRGTEGQQVEVHSKGTQTAKEEMEVDPKPDLDSDSWCLLGTDSCRSSL from the exons atgtcgcTGGGCAAGTACGAGCGGCACTGCGACTCCATCAGCTCCGACTTCGGGAGCGAGTCCTCGGGCAggggcggctcccgcggcggcggcagcctgcccggcgagcaggaggagctgcactACATCCCCATCCGCATCCTGGGCCGCGGCGCCTTCGGCGAGGCCACCCTCTACCGCCGCACCGAG TCACAGAGGACATGGGGGCATCTTATACAG GATGACTCACTTGTAGTGTGGAAGGAGGTGGACCTGACCCGGCTGTCAGAAAAGGAGCGTCGTGATGCTTTGAATGAAATCGTTATCCTTGCTCTGTTGCAGCATGAGAACATCATAGCGTACTACAATCACTTCATGGATAACACCACGCTGCTGATTGAGCTGGAGTACTGTAATG GAGGGAACCTCTACGATAAGATTCTGCGACAGAAAGACAAGTTATTTGAAGAAGAG ATGGTGATTTGGTATCTCTTTCAAATTGTGTCAGCTGTGAGCTGCATTCATCGAGCAGGAATTCTTCACAG AGATATAAAGACATTAAATATCTTTCTAACCAAGGCAAACCTGATTAAATTAGGAGACTATGGGTTGGCAAAGAAGCTGAACTCTGAGTACTCTATGGCTGAGACT ctggTGGGAACTCCATACTACATGTCCCCAGAACTCTGCCAGGGTGTGAAATACAACTTCAAATCAGATAtttgggctgtgggctgtgtcaTCTTTGAACTTCTCACTCTGAAGAGGACCTTTGATGCTACA AATCCCCTGAACCTTTGTGTGAAGATTGTACAGGGGAATCGGGCCATGGAGGTTGATTCTACTATCTACTCTCGGGAGCTGATCCAGATGGTCAATTCCTGCCTTGATCAG GATCCAGAGAAGAGACCTACTGCAGATGAACTGCTTGAACAACCTCTTCTCAACAAACGCAGGAG GGAGATGGAAGAGAAAGTCACACTGCTTAATGGGCCAAACAAGCGACCAAG GTCAAGTACCATGAATGAGGCTCCCATTGCGGTGGTGACTTCACGCACTAGCGAGGTGTATGTTTGGGGGGGTGGGAAGTCCACCCCCCAGAAGCTGGATGCCATCAAAAGTGGCTGCAGTGCACGCCAGGTGTGTGCTGGTAACACTCACTTTGCTGTGGTGACAGTGGAGAAGGAGCTCTACACCTGGGTG AATATGCAGGGGGGTACCAAGTTACACGGGCAGCTGGGGCATGGAGATAAAGCCTCCTACCGGCAGCCAAAACATGTAGAGAAGCTTCAGGGAAAAGCCATTCGCCAGGTGTCCTGTGGAGATGATTTCACAGTCTGCATCACAG ATGAGGGCCAGGTGTATGCCTTTGGCTCGGACTATTACGGATGCATTGGCATTGACAAAGCTTATGGCTCTGAAGTGCTTGAGCCCCTgcagttggatttttttcttaccaaCCCTGTGGAGCAGGTTTCATGTGGAGATAACCATGTGGCAGTTCTGACCAGGAACAGAGAAGTCTACACGTGGGGCTGTGGGGAGTATG GGCGCTTGGGCTTGGATTCAGAAGAAGATCACTACACCCCTCAGAAG GTGGATGTTCCAAAGACCTTGAACATTGTTTCTGTTCACTGTGGCTGTGATGGGACTTTCCTGCTCACCCAGACAGGCAAAGTTTTGGCATGTGGACTGAACGAGTTCAACAAGCTGGGCTTGAATCAGTGCACATCAGGGATAATTAACCATGAT ACGTACTGTGAGGTGCCCTACACCACTTCCCTTACTTTGGCCAAGCAGCTCTCCTTCTACAAGATCCGTACCATTTCTCCAGGGAAGACACACACAGCTTCCATTGATG AGCGAGGCCGCCTGCTGACCTTCGGCTCCAACAAGTGTGGACAGCTTGGTGTTGGGGACTATAAGAAGCGCCTGGGAATTAACCTGCTGGGAGGCCCCTTGGGGGGTAAGCAGGTGATCAGGGTTTCATGTGGAGATGAATTCACCATAGCTGCTACTGACG ACAACCATATCTTTGCCTGGGGCAATGGTGGGAATGGGCGACTGGCGATGACACCAACTGAGAGAGCTCACGGGTCAGATATTTGTACCTCATGGCCTCGGCCAATATTTGGATCTCTGCATCATGTCCCCGACCTGTCATGTCGTGGCTGGCACACCATCATCATTGTTG AAAAGGTGCTGAACTCTAAAACCATCCGATCCAACAGCAGCGGCCTGTCCATTGGTACTG TGGCTCAGAGCTGCACaagtggaggaggagaggaagaggaaaatgaaggagAAGCAGAGACTCCTGATCCTAGTGGAGGCTTTCGAGGAACCATGGAAGCAGATCGTGGAATAGGGGGCTGGATCAGCACTACAGAAGCTAAGGGGGGCAACAGTGCTgacagcagctcctgccctggcTGGCTGCGCAAG GAGCTGGAGAATGCTGAATTCATCCCCATGCCTGACAGCCCCTTTCCTCTGAGCATGGCATCTTCAGAGCCTGAAAAGGAGACTCTTCCTTACCAGGAACTTCAAGGACTAAAAGTGGCCCCTGAGGAGTCTACTGGATTCAACAAGCCCAAAACAGAGGCCTGG CCCACTTGCCTGGGTCCAGCCTTGCCATGCGATGGAGAAAAGGCTGTGTCTCCCGTCACAGGCTGCATGTGCAGTGCTCTGCAAGCAGAAGTGGTGCACCTCCGGGGCCTGGTCTTACAGTGTCTGGATGACCAGAAGAAGCTGCAGCAGGAAACGGTTCATCTGAGCACCCAGCTCCAGAGGTTCTGCAGGGGGACAGAGGGACAGCAG GTGGAGGTTCATTCCAAAGGAACCCAGACAGCCAAAGAGGAGATGGAAGTAGATCCAAAACCTGACTTGGATTCAGATTCTTGGTGTCTCCTGGGAACGGACTCGTGCCGCtccagcctctag
- the NEK9 gene encoding serine/threonine-protein kinase Nek9 isoform X2 has protein sequence MSLGKYERHCDSISSDFGSESSGRGGSRGGGSLPGEQEELHYIPIRILGRGAFGEATLYRRTEDDSLVVWKEVDLTRLSEKERRDALNEIVILALLQHENIIAYYNHFMDNTTLLIELEYCNGGNLYDKILRQKDKLFEEEMVIWYLFQIVSAVSCIHRAGILHRDIKTLNIFLTKANLIKLGDYGLAKKLNSEYSMAETLVGTPYYMSPELCQGVKYNFKSDIWAVGCVIFELLTLKRTFDATNPLNLCVKIVQGNRAMEVDSTIYSRELIQMVNSCLDQDPEKRPTADELLEQPLLNKRRREMEEKVTLLNGPNKRPRSSTMNEAPIAVVTSRTSEVYVWGGGKSTPQKLDAIKSGCSARQVCAGNTHFAVVTVEKELYTWVNMQGGTKLHGQLGHGDKASYRQPKHVEKLQGKAIRQVSCGDDFTVCITDEGQVYAFGSDYYGCIGIDKAYGSEVLEPLQLDFFLTNPVEQVSCGDNHVAVLTRNREVYTWGCGEYGRLGLDSEEDHYTPQKVDVPKTLNIVSVHCGCDGTFLLTQTGKVLACGLNEFNKLGLNQCTSGIINHDTYCEVPYTTSLTLAKQLSFYKIRTISPGKTHTASIDERGRLLTFGSNKCGQLGVGDYKKRLGINLLGGPLGGKQVIRVSCGDEFTIAATDDNHIFAWGNGGNGRLAMTPTERAHGSDICTSWPRPIFGSLHHVPDLSCRGWHTIIIVEKVLNSKTIRSNSSGLSIGTVAQSCTSGGGEEEENEGEAETPDPSGGFRGTMEADRGIGGWISTTEAKGGNSADSSSCPGWLRKELENAEFIPMPDSPFPLSMASSEPEKETLPYQELQGLKVAPEESTGFNKPKTEAWPTCLGPALPCDGEKAVSPVTGCMCSALQAEVVHLRGLVLQCLDDQKKLQQETVHLSTQLQRFCRGTEGQQVEVHSKGTQTAKEEMEVDPKPDLDSDSWCLLGTDSCRSSL, from the exons atgtcgcTGGGCAAGTACGAGCGGCACTGCGACTCCATCAGCTCCGACTTCGGGAGCGAGTCCTCGGGCAggggcggctcccgcggcggcggcagcctgcccggcgagcaggaggagctgcactACATCCCCATCCGCATCCTGGGCCGCGGCGCCTTCGGCGAGGCCACCCTCTACCGCCGCACCGAG GATGACTCACTTGTAGTGTGGAAGGAGGTGGACCTGACCCGGCTGTCAGAAAAGGAGCGTCGTGATGCTTTGAATGAAATCGTTATCCTTGCTCTGTTGCAGCATGAGAACATCATAGCGTACTACAATCACTTCATGGATAACACCACGCTGCTGATTGAGCTGGAGTACTGTAATG GAGGGAACCTCTACGATAAGATTCTGCGACAGAAAGACAAGTTATTTGAAGAAGAG ATGGTGATTTGGTATCTCTTTCAAATTGTGTCAGCTGTGAGCTGCATTCATCGAGCAGGAATTCTTCACAG AGATATAAAGACATTAAATATCTTTCTAACCAAGGCAAACCTGATTAAATTAGGAGACTATGGGTTGGCAAAGAAGCTGAACTCTGAGTACTCTATGGCTGAGACT ctggTGGGAACTCCATACTACATGTCCCCAGAACTCTGCCAGGGTGTGAAATACAACTTCAAATCAGATAtttgggctgtgggctgtgtcaTCTTTGAACTTCTCACTCTGAAGAGGACCTTTGATGCTACA AATCCCCTGAACCTTTGTGTGAAGATTGTACAGGGGAATCGGGCCATGGAGGTTGATTCTACTATCTACTCTCGGGAGCTGATCCAGATGGTCAATTCCTGCCTTGATCAG GATCCAGAGAAGAGACCTACTGCAGATGAACTGCTTGAACAACCTCTTCTCAACAAACGCAGGAG GGAGATGGAAGAGAAAGTCACACTGCTTAATGGGCCAAACAAGCGACCAAG GTCAAGTACCATGAATGAGGCTCCCATTGCGGTGGTGACTTCACGCACTAGCGAGGTGTATGTTTGGGGGGGTGGGAAGTCCACCCCCCAGAAGCTGGATGCCATCAAAAGTGGCTGCAGTGCACGCCAGGTGTGTGCTGGTAACACTCACTTTGCTGTGGTGACAGTGGAGAAGGAGCTCTACACCTGGGTG AATATGCAGGGGGGTACCAAGTTACACGGGCAGCTGGGGCATGGAGATAAAGCCTCCTACCGGCAGCCAAAACATGTAGAGAAGCTTCAGGGAAAAGCCATTCGCCAGGTGTCCTGTGGAGATGATTTCACAGTCTGCATCACAG ATGAGGGCCAGGTGTATGCCTTTGGCTCGGACTATTACGGATGCATTGGCATTGACAAAGCTTATGGCTCTGAAGTGCTTGAGCCCCTgcagttggatttttttcttaccaaCCCTGTGGAGCAGGTTTCATGTGGAGATAACCATGTGGCAGTTCTGACCAGGAACAGAGAAGTCTACACGTGGGGCTGTGGGGAGTATG GGCGCTTGGGCTTGGATTCAGAAGAAGATCACTACACCCCTCAGAAG GTGGATGTTCCAAAGACCTTGAACATTGTTTCTGTTCACTGTGGCTGTGATGGGACTTTCCTGCTCACCCAGACAGGCAAAGTTTTGGCATGTGGACTGAACGAGTTCAACAAGCTGGGCTTGAATCAGTGCACATCAGGGATAATTAACCATGAT ACGTACTGTGAGGTGCCCTACACCACTTCCCTTACTTTGGCCAAGCAGCTCTCCTTCTACAAGATCCGTACCATTTCTCCAGGGAAGACACACACAGCTTCCATTGATG AGCGAGGCCGCCTGCTGACCTTCGGCTCCAACAAGTGTGGACAGCTTGGTGTTGGGGACTATAAGAAGCGCCTGGGAATTAACCTGCTGGGAGGCCCCTTGGGGGGTAAGCAGGTGATCAGGGTTTCATGTGGAGATGAATTCACCATAGCTGCTACTGACG ACAACCATATCTTTGCCTGGGGCAATGGTGGGAATGGGCGACTGGCGATGACACCAACTGAGAGAGCTCACGGGTCAGATATTTGTACCTCATGGCCTCGGCCAATATTTGGATCTCTGCATCATGTCCCCGACCTGTCATGTCGTGGCTGGCACACCATCATCATTGTTG AAAAGGTGCTGAACTCTAAAACCATCCGATCCAACAGCAGCGGCCTGTCCATTGGTACTG TGGCTCAGAGCTGCACaagtggaggaggagaggaagaggaaaatgaaggagAAGCAGAGACTCCTGATCCTAGTGGAGGCTTTCGAGGAACCATGGAAGCAGATCGTGGAATAGGGGGCTGGATCAGCACTACAGAAGCTAAGGGGGGCAACAGTGCTgacagcagctcctgccctggcTGGCTGCGCAAG GAGCTGGAGAATGCTGAATTCATCCCCATGCCTGACAGCCCCTTTCCTCTGAGCATGGCATCTTCAGAGCCTGAAAAGGAGACTCTTCCTTACCAGGAACTTCAAGGACTAAAAGTGGCCCCTGAGGAGTCTACTGGATTCAACAAGCCCAAAACAGAGGCCTGG CCCACTTGCCTGGGTCCAGCCTTGCCATGCGATGGAGAAAAGGCTGTGTCTCCCGTCACAGGCTGCATGTGCAGTGCTCTGCAAGCAGAAGTGGTGCACCTCCGGGGCCTGGTCTTACAGTGTCTGGATGACCAGAAGAAGCTGCAGCAGGAAACGGTTCATCTGAGCACCCAGCTCCAGAGGTTCTGCAGGGGGACAGAGGGACAGCAG GTGGAGGTTCATTCCAAAGGAACCCAGACAGCCAAAGAGGAGATGGAAGTAGATCCAAAACCTGACTTGGATTCAGATTCTTGGTGTCTCCTGGGAACGGACTCGTGCCGCtccagcctctag